Proteins encoded within one genomic window of Empedobacter falsenii:
- a CDS encoding 2-oxoglutarate dehydrogenase E1 component, translated as MDRFSFLNAAHLEFIGDLYDQYVQYPDSIEPSWKAFFQGYDFANATYDGEPLFAPATQTAPNRASQTTQAVVNPAVVSQVPDNVQKEFKVINLIDAYRTRGHLFTKTNPVRARRTFEPSLDIKNFGLSDADLDLTFNAGEILGIGGPITLREIIGHLENMYCESIGIEYMYVREPQRINWIQNWLNQNLNQPKLSKEEKERVLEKLNEATAFENFMHTKYVGQKRFSVEGNESLIPALDTLINRSADHGVQEVIVGMAHRGRLNVLANIFGKSYSQIFSEFEGKAFDTDLMAGDVKYHMGSSNQIKALNGKDIRINLAPNPSHLETVDAVVEGITRAKVEEDYKDDYSKIIPILIHGDAAVAGQGIVYEVVQMAGLDGYKTGGTVHVVVNNQIGFTTNYLDARTSTYCTDVAKVTLSPVMHVNSDDVEAVVHAFRFAADYRAEFGSDVFIDLLGYRKYGHNEGDEPKFTQPKLYNLIAKHPNPREIYKDKLLKEGVIGEEIVKQKEAEFKALLETNFEASKEIERNHIFPFMPEEWEGFEIADDAKVFEQANTAYDEAKLKEIAKAVSTVPEGKKLIKKVSRLIEGRGKMIEEDKIDWGLGEALAFGSILTDGRNVRVSGEDVERGTFSHRHAVVKTEDTEEEIILLNHINDEQGQLRIYNSLLSEYAVLGFDYGYAMANPKALTIWEAQFGDFVNGAQIVIDQYISAAEDKWKLQNGLVMLLPHGYEGQGAEHSSARLERFLQMCAGNNMFVANITTPANFFHALRRQVVTDYRKPLVVMSPKSLLRHPSAVSSLADFSNGGFQEIIEDVTVDAKKVKKVVFCSGKIYYDLDKKRQELGDKETAIIRLEQLYPLNEEKVDAIISKFGNAKLVWAQEEPENMGAWMYILRKLRKYPFDVVSPAESAATAPGSSKRWAAIYEEVINKVFN; from the coding sequence ATGGATCGTTTTTCGTTTTTAAATGCCGCTCATTTAGAGTTTATAGGCGACTTATATGATCAATACGTCCAATATCCGGATAGTATTGAACCAAGTTGGAAAGCTTTTTTCCAAGGGTATGACTTTGCGAATGCAACATATGATGGAGAGCCATTATTTGCACCAGCAACACAAACAGCTCCTAACAGAGCTAGTCAAACAACGCAAGCAGTAGTTAATCCTGCAGTAGTATCTCAAGTTCCAGACAACGTACAGAAAGAATTTAAAGTTATCAATTTGATTGATGCTTACCGTACGCGTGGACACTTATTTACAAAGACTAACCCGGTTAGAGCGCGTAGAACTTTTGAACCTTCTTTAGACATCAAAAACTTTGGTTTATCTGATGCTGATTTAGATTTAACATTCAACGCTGGTGAAATTTTAGGTATCGGTGGACCAATCACTTTACGTGAAATCATTGGACACTTAGAAAACATGTACTGCGAATCTATCGGAATCGAGTATATGTATGTAAGAGAACCTCAAAGAATTAATTGGATTCAGAATTGGTTAAACCAAAACTTGAATCAACCAAAATTATCTAAGGAGGAGAAAGAACGTGTTTTAGAAAAGTTGAATGAAGCAACTGCTTTTGAAAACTTTATGCACACGAAATATGTTGGACAAAAACGTTTCTCGGTAGAAGGAAATGAATCTTTGATTCCTGCTTTGGATACATTGATTAATCGTTCTGCAGATCACGGCGTACAAGAGGTTATCGTAGGGATGGCTCACCGTGGACGTTTGAATGTTTTGGCTAACATTTTTGGAAAATCATATTCTCAAATCTTTTCAGAATTCGAAGGAAAAGCTTTTGATACAGATTTAATGGCTGGTGATGTTAAATATCACATGGGATCATCTAATCAAATCAAAGCATTGAATGGAAAAGATATCCGAATCAATTTAGCACCAAACCCATCTCACTTAGAGACTGTAGATGCAGTTGTAGAAGGGATTACTCGTGCAAAAGTTGAGGAAGATTATAAAGATGATTATTCTAAAATTATTCCAATCTTAATTCATGGTGATGCTGCTGTAGCTGGACAAGGAATCGTTTACGAGGTTGTTCAAATGGCAGGATTAGACGGATACAAAACAGGTGGAACAGTACACGTTGTGGTAAATAACCAAATTGGGTTTACAACAAACTATTTAGATGCGCGTACATCTACATATTGTACAGATGTTGCAAAAGTAACATTGTCTCCTGTAATGCATGTAAATTCTGATGATGTAGAAGCGGTAGTTCACGCTTTCCGTTTTGCAGCAGATTATCGTGCAGAGTTCGGTTCTGATGTATTCATCGATTTATTAGGATACCGTAAATATGGACATAACGAAGGTGATGAGCCAAAATTCACTCAACCTAAATTATATAACTTAATCGCTAAGCACCCAAATCCTCGTGAAATTTACAAGGATAAATTATTAAAAGAAGGTGTAATTGGTGAGGAAATCGTTAAACAAAAAGAAGCTGAATTTAAAGCTTTATTAGAAACGAATTTTGAAGCTTCTAAAGAAATTGAGCGTAATCACATTTTCCCTTTCATGCCAGAAGAGTGGGAAGGATTTGAAATTGCTGATGATGCAAAAGTTTTTGAACAAGCAAATACTGCTTACGACGAAGCAAAATTAAAAGAAATTGCAAAAGCTGTTTCTACCGTTCCAGAAGGTAAAAAATTAATTAAAAAAGTTTCTCGTTTAATTGAAGGACGAGGAAAAATGATTGAGGAAGATAAAATCGACTGGGGATTAGGAGAAGCTTTAGCTTTCGGTTCTATCTTAACAGACGGGCGTAACGTGCGTGTTTCTGGGGAAGATGTAGAACGCGGAACGTTCTCTCACCGTCATGCAGTTGTAAAAACTGAAGACACAGAAGAAGAAATTATCTTATTAAACCATATTAATGATGAACAAGGTCAATTAAGAATCTACAACTCATTATTATCTGAATATGCAGTTTTAGGTTTCGATTATGGATATGCTATGGCAAATCCTAAAGCGTTAACTATTTGGGAAGCTCAATTTGGAGATTTTGTGAATGGAGCACAAATCGTAATCGACCAATATATTTCTGCAGCAGAAGATAAATGGAAATTACAAAACGGTTTAGTAATGTTATTGCCTCATGGATATGAAGGGCAAGGAGCAGAGCACTCTTCAGCACGTTTAGAGCGTTTCTTACAAATGTGTGCTGGTAACAATATGTTTGTTGCTAATATCACAACTCCAGCTAACTTCTTCCATGCATTAAGAAGACAGGTTGTAACAGATTACCGCAAACCATTGGTTGTAATGTCACCAAAATCATTATTACGTCATCCATCAGCAGTATCATCATTAGCAGATTTCTCAAACGGAGGTTTCCAAGAAATTATCGAAGATGTAACAGTAGATGCGAAAAAAGTGAAAAAAGTAGTTTTCTGTTCAGGAAAAATCTACTACGATTTAGACAAAAAACGCCAAGAATTAGGAGATAAAGAAACTGCAATTATTCGTTTAGAGCAATTATATCCTTTAAATGAAGAAAAAGTAGATGCTATCATCTCTAAATTTGGTAATGCTAAATTGGTTTGGGCACAAGAAGAACCAGAAAATATGGGAGCTTGGATGTACATCTTACGTAAATTAAGAAAATATCCATTCGATGTCGTTTCTCCAGCAGAAAGTGCTGCCACAGCACCAGGTTCAAGCAAACGTTGGGCTGCAATTTACGAAGAGGTAATTAATAAAGTATTCAATTAA
- a CDS encoding sensor histidine kinase: MRNFLTKKINKRWIGFFIIFVIFAITIWSSNKIVQELKREEHKRVENYARSLELISSSEFLDPKTQDFLFKLIEDNKSIPVALVDEKGIIVDTKNIDESIVKDSVQLKKYVNKMKSSEQTIDVELIGTKNYVYFKNSKLLSQLQYYPLIIILLILLFFGFSYWYFKTIRDTEKSYLWAGMAKETAHQIGTPLSSLMGWVELLKLEEIDQTSVIEIEKDVDRLKHIAERFSKIGSTSELKQTDIISTSKQTVDYISQRISKGIEVNFVTDVEEFNINLNSSLYSWVIENLMKNAADAMQNKGVLDVDIKTKGKFVEISIADTGSGIPTKLQKKIFQPGFTTKKRGWGLGLSLAKRIIEDYHKGKIFVAKSSKEIGTEFKILLKK; encoded by the coding sequence ATGAGAAATTTTCTAACAAAAAAAATAAACAAACGTTGGATTGGATTCTTTATAATATTTGTGATTTTCGCTATTACAATATGGTCGAGTAACAAAATTGTACAAGAGCTAAAACGTGAAGAACACAAACGTGTAGAGAATTATGCGCGATCGTTAGAGTTGATAAGCTCATCCGAATTTTTAGATCCGAAAACGCAAGATTTTCTATTCAAATTAATTGAAGACAACAAATCAATTCCTGTTGCACTTGTAGACGAAAAAGGCATTATTGTAGACACCAAAAATATTGATGAATCGATCGTAAAAGATTCGGTTCAATTAAAAAAATATGTCAACAAAATGAAATCGTCCGAACAAACAATCGATGTTGAATTAATCGGAACTAAAAATTATGTTTATTTCAAAAATTCAAAACTTCTTAGTCAATTACAATATTATCCGCTCATCATTATTTTATTGATTTTATTGTTTTTTGGATTTTCGTATTGGTATTTCAAAACAATTCGTGACACCGAAAAAAGTTATTTATGGGCCGGAATGGCAAAAGAAACGGCGCATCAAATTGGAACGCCACTTTCTTCGTTGATGGGTTGGGTAGAATTATTGAAATTGGAAGAAATCGATCAAACTTCGGTTATCGAAATTGAAAAAGATGTGGATCGATTGAAACATATTGCCGAACGTTTCTCAAAAATTGGTTCAACTTCTGAACTCAAACAAACTGATATTATTTCAACTTCCAAACAAACAGTGGATTATATTTCCCAACGCATTTCCAAAGGAATTGAAGTAAATTTTGTTACAGATGTAGAAGAATTTAATATTAATCTTAATTCTTCTTTATACAGTTGGGTTATCGAAAATTTGATGAAAAATGCAGCTGACGCCATGCAAAATAAGGGCGTTTTGGATGTCGATATAAAAACGAAGGGTAAATTTGTCGAAATTTCTATTGCTGATACAGGTTCTGGAATTCCGACCAAATTACAGAAAAAAATTTTTCAACCAGGCTTTACAACCAAAAAACGCGGTTGGGGATTGGGATTATCATTAGCTAAACGAATTATCGAAGATTACCACAAAGGAAAAATATTTGTTGCCAAATCATCCAAAGAAATCGGAACTGAGTTTAAGATTTTATTGAAAAAATAA
- the mgtE gene encoding magnesium transporter, whose product MEVKITKDFIEHLNESINQQNAKAVKEMLQDLHPADIAELFDELSTKEQSFVIDLLDNEISADILLELEEDDRRKFLKTLTAKEIAEDVINEMDTDDAVDVINELSDEKKDEVIAQLEDQEHAREIVDLLRYDEDTAGGLMGKELIKVNKDWSVITAVKQMRKQAEDLEEVFSIYVVDEDEKLLGTLSLKRLLTTSANTKVADVYNEKIQYVKTYTKDMEVAKVIEKYDLYEVPVVDELMRLVGVITVDDVIDVIREEAEENYQLAAGITQNVDSDDNILKLTRARLPWLLLALVGSFVAVNVSQSFSDAMNLYPQLFFFTPLVAAMAGNVGVQSSAIIVQGLANSNISGSIWKRLGKEMLLALLNSTLLAFVLLLATHFLMSTSYEISSTIVLALVIVMILASLIGTFIPIMLHKYGVDPAIATGPFITTSNDIFGLLIYFSIAKMILGF is encoded by the coding sequence TGAGCTTTCGACCAAAGAACAGTCTTTTGTAATTGATTTACTCGATAATGAAATTTCTGCAGATATCCTTCTTGAATTAGAGGAAGATGATCGACGCAAATTCCTGAAAACGCTTACTGCAAAAGAAATTGCTGAAGATGTCATCAATGAGATGGATACCGATGATGCTGTTGACGTCATTAATGAGCTTTCTGATGAAAAGAAAGATGAGGTAATTGCGCAATTAGAAGACCAAGAACATGCCCGTGAAATTGTAGATCTTTTACGTTATGACGAAGATACGGCTGGAGGTTTGATGGGAAAAGAGTTGATAAAAGTCAACAAAGATTGGTCGGTAATCACAGCAGTAAAACAAATGCGAAAACAAGCTGAGGATTTAGAAGAGGTTTTTTCAATTTATGTTGTTGATGAAGATGAAAAATTACTTGGAACATTGAGTTTGAAGCGTTTGTTGACGACTTCTGCGAATACAAAAGTGGCAGATGTTTACAATGAAAAGATCCAATATGTAAAGACCTATACAAAAGATATGGAGGTTGCGAAAGTAATCGAAAAATATGATTTGTACGAAGTACCTGTTGTAGATGAATTAATGCGTTTGGTTGGTGTAATTACGGTGGATGATGTGATTGATGTGATTCGTGAAGAAGCTGAAGAAAATTATCAATTAGCAGCCGGGATTACTCAAAATGTCGATTCTGATGATAATATATTGAAATTAACTCGCGCTCGTTTGCCCTGGCTTTTATTGGCTTTGGTAGGTAGTTTTGTTGCAGTTAATGTGTCGCAAAGTTTTAGCGATGCGATGAATTTGTATCCGCAATTATTCTTTTTTACGCCGCTTGTTGCTGCCATGGCAGGAAATGTAGGTGTGCAATCTTCCGCGATTATTGTGCAAGGTTTGGCGAATAGTAATATTTCGGGTTCTATTTGGAAAAGATTAGGAAAAGAAATGTTATTGGCTTTATTAAACAGTACATTATTAGCTTTTGTACTTTTATTGGCGACGCATTTTTTAATGAGTACGAGTTACGAAATTTCCTCAACCATTGTATTAGCTTTAGTTATTGTGATGATTTTAGCAAGTTTGATTGGGACATTTATTCCAATTATGTTGCATAAATATGGTGTTGATCCTGCGATTGCTACAGGTCCATTTATCACAACAAGTAATGATATTTTTGGTTTGTTGATTTATTTTTCAATTGCGAAAATGATTTTAGGATTTTAA
- a CDS encoding GyrI-like domain-containing protein, translating into MNTLKIIGIATQTSNNDSQAIEDLGKLWHQFFGENIMTKIPNTISSNIYSVYTDYESDFTGKYMTIIGLEVSSLDEIPEGMVGREFEPQTFKKYIAKGELHEAVGKTWTEIWNDDANLNRTYKYDYELYTEKAQNPADAEIEIYIGVKE; encoded by the coding sequence ATGAATACATTAAAAATTATAGGAATAGCAACTCAAACGTCTAATAACGATAGTCAAGCGATTGAAGATTTAGGAAAACTGTGGCATCAATTTTTTGGTGAGAATATAATGACTAAAATTCCAAATACAATTAGTTCTAATATTTATTCTGTTTACACAGATTACGAAAGTGATTTTACAGGAAAGTATATGACAATTATTGGTTTAGAAGTTTCTTCATTAGATGAAATTCCAGAAGGTATGGTTGGTCGTGAATTTGAGCCACAAACATTCAAAAAATATATTGCCAAAGGAGAATTGCACGAAGCAGTTGGGAAAACTTGGACAGAAATTTGGAATGATGATGCAAATCTAAATCGCACGTATAAATATGATTACGAATTGTACACCGAAAAAGCTCAAAATCCTGCTGATGCAGAAATTGAGATTTATATTGGTGTAAAAGAATAG